Proteins encoded by one window of Calidithermus timidus DSM 17022:
- a CDS encoding patatin-like phospholipase family protein produces MGVVLALGGGGVRGVAHLGLLKVLREEGIPVAGIAGSSAGSLAAAIYAFDLPLEPSFVLHTLYDPELERLQKSGKLHQMVRVMEFLRKPTLAEGRYYQEGLFRLFGTRQIEDSPIPLVIQAADFNTGELVALRSGSVAEAIRASSAIPSIFPPVRWNGRVLVDGDVAEKVPVTAALGLGLGPVVAFDVSNPYIWSEPKTALEAALQAGEASRRRLVELALGRADLVVRLNPSQPIDTFDAAQAGALFELGQKRAREVLGEIRRLIQPARERSVPAPHWWSRLFKLAQKAS; encoded by the coding sequence ATGGGTGTCGTGCTTGCGCTTGGCGGGGGTGGTGTGCGAGGAGTAGCCCATCTGGGGCTGCTCAAAGTTTTACGTGAAGAGGGCATCCCCGTCGCGGGCATCGCGGGCAGCTCGGCGGGCTCGCTGGCTGCAGCCATCTATGCCTTCGACCTACCGCTGGAGCCCAGCTTTGTCCTGCACACCCTCTACGACCCCGAGCTCGAGCGCCTGCAAAAAAGTGGCAAGTTGCACCAGATGGTGCGGGTGATGGAGTTCTTGCGCAAGCCTACCCTGGCCGAAGGGCGTTACTACCAGGAAGGGCTCTTCAGGCTCTTTGGCACCAGGCAGATTGAGGATAGTCCCATTCCGCTGGTGATCCAGGCCGCCGACTTCAATACCGGCGAGCTCGTTGCCCTGCGCTCGGGCTCGGTGGCCGAGGCCATCCGGGCCAGCAGCGCGATTCCCAGCATCTTTCCGCCGGTGCGCTGGAATGGGCGGGTGCTGGTCGATGGTGACGTGGCCGAAAAGGTCCCGGTTACTGCGGCGCTCGGCCTGGGGCTGGGGCCGGTGGTGGCCTTCGATGTTTCCAACCCCTACATCTGGAGCGAACCCAAGACCGCCCTCGAGGCCGCCTTGCAGGCCGGGGAAGCCTCACGTCGCCGCTTGGTCGAACTGGCGCTGGGCCGGGCCGACTTGGTCGTGCGGCTCAATCCGTCTCAACCCATCGATACCTTTGACGCTGCGCAGGCCGGAGCGCTCTTCGAACTCGGGCAAAAGCGCGCCAGGGAGGTTCTGGGCGAAATCCGGCGCCTGATTCAGCCGGCGCGGGAGCGGAGTGTTCCCGCGCCGCACTGGTGGTCACGGCTGTTCAAGTTGGCGCAGAAGGCCAGCTAG
- the trpC gene encoding indole-3-glycerol phosphate synthase TrpC, with translation MIPRLHDVPGVLGEICRRRLAEVSARPYRLSPDPSQPIPSFSQALALPGLSLIAEVKRKSPSQGDIAPLDAAVVARSYEQGGARAISVLTEAHYFAGSEEDLRAVRQAVRLPLLRKDFTVHPSQIPEARALGASAVLLIVAALGELTGAYLELVRESGLEALVEIHDERELDIALEAGASILGINNRDLVSLKVNMDTAPRLGELARSRGFEGLLVAESGYSRPEELRPLAGRFDAVLVGTSLARSGDWQKAIEALMAADSQRRI, from the coding sequence GTGATACCACGCCTTCACGATGTCCCCGGCGTGCTGGGTGAGATCTGCCGCCGCCGCCTGGCCGAGGTGTCGGCGCGACCTTACCGCCTTAGCCCCGACCCGAGCCAGCCCATTCCCTCGTTCTCTCAGGCCCTGGCCCTGCCGGGCCTTTCCCTGATCGCCGAAGTCAAGCGCAAAAGCCCCTCGCAGGGCGATATCGCCCCGCTGGACGCCGCCGTCGTAGCCCGCTCCTACGAGCAGGGTGGAGCTCGCGCCATCAGCGTGCTCACCGAAGCGCACTACTTCGCCGGTTCCGAGGAGGACTTGCGGGCGGTGCGGCAGGCGGTGCGGCTACCCCTGTTGCGCAAGGACTTCACCGTACACCCTTCGCAGATCCCCGAAGCCCGCGCCCTGGGAGCCTCGGCGGTGCTCTTGATCGTGGCGGCGCTGGGCGAGCTGACCGGGGCTTACCTCGAGCTCGTGCGAGAGAGCGGCCTCGAGGCCCTGGTGGAGATCCACGACGAACGCGAGCTGGACATCGCCCTGGAGGCCGGTGCTTCCATCCTGGGGATCAACAACCGCGACCTGGTGAGCCTGAAGGTCAACATGGACACCGCCCCCCGCCTGGGCGAGCTGGCCCGCTCGAGGGGCTTCGAGGGCTTGCTGGTCGCCGAGTCGGGCTACAGCCGCCCCGAGGAACTGCGGCCGCTGGCCGGCCGCTTCGACGCGGTGCTGGTCGGCACCAGCTTAGCCCGCAGCGGCGACTGGCAAAAGGCCATCGAGGCCTTGATGGCTGCCGATAGCCAGCGCCGAATCTGA